Part of the Acidobacteriota bacterium genome, GCCCGAGAAGATCCGGCAGCTCACTAGCGTCAACGAGGACATCCTCGCCGGCAAGAAGCTCGGCGCCGTCAAGGAGATGTGGTACACCTCGTCCGACGGCATGAAGATCCAGGGCTGGTACATCACGCCGCCCGACTTCGACGCCACCAAGAAGTACCCGCTGCAACTGCACATCCACGGCGGCCCGCACAGCATGTACGGCGTCGGCTTCAATTACGGCTGGCAGGAACAGGCCGCCAACGGTTACGTCGTGCTCTACACCAACCCGCGCGGCAGCACCGGCTACGGCTCGTCGTTCGGCAACCAGATCAACAACGCCTATCCCAGCAAGGACTACGACGACCTGATGGCCGGCGTGGACGAGGTCCTGAAGCAGGGGTTCGTCGACGAGCGCAACATGTTCGTGACCGGCTGCAGCGGCGGCGGCGTGCTGACCGCGTGGATTGTCGGCAAGACCGATCGCTTCGCGGCCGCCTCGGCCAACTGCCCGGTGATCGACTGGGTCAGCTTCGTCGGCACCACCGACGGCGCCGGCTGGTACCACAACTTTGCGAAACTGCCGTGGGAGGACCCGTCCGAGCACATCCGCCGCTCGCCGCTCACCTACGTTGGCAACGTCAAGACCCCGACGATGTTGATGACCGGCGTCAACGACCTGCGCACGCCGATGCCACAGACCGAGCAGTTCTACAGCGCGCTGAAACTGCTGAAGGTGCCGACCGCGATGCTGCGCTTCAACGACGAGGCGCACGGCACGTCGAGCAAGCCGTCGAACTTCGTGCGCACGCAGTTGTACCTGCGGCACTGGTTCGATAAATACAAGCGCGGCCCGGCGGTCACGACCACGGCCGCGCAGCAGTAAAGAAGAATTACAGGAGGTCAGGAGGTCAGGAGTCTTTACATTTCTGTTCTCTTGATCTCTTGGTCTCCTGTCGATCTTTAGAGGGATTCATGAATCGGACGTTTGCAGTTGTTGTTCTTGCTCTTGTTCTCTCCTTAGCTCGCGGCGCCGCTCAGGCGCCGGCCGGCGTTGACCAGAACACCGTCAACCGCATTCGCGGCGAGGCCGTCACGCGCTCGCAGGCGATGGAGACGCACTGGTGGCTGTCGGAGGTCTACGGCCCTCGCGCCACCGGCACGCCGGGCTACCAGCAGGGCGCCGACTGGGTGATGAAGAAGTTCGCCGAGTGGGGACTGCAGAACATTCACATCGAGCGCTTCCCGTTCGGCCAGGGTTGGACGATTGAACGCTTCTCGGCCCACATGACCACGCCGCAGGCGTCGGTCGTGATTGGCCAGCCGCGCTGGAACTCGCCGTCCACCAGGGGAGCCGTCACCGCCGACGTCGTTCACGTGCAGGCGGCAACCGAAGGCGACCTCGCGAAGTACCGGGGCCAGTTGCAAGGCAAGATCATCGTCAGCCAGGCCGTGCGCCCGGTGCGCATGCTCGACGGCCGCATCGTGCTGCAGATGAACGACGCCGATTGGGCCGAGGCCATGCAGGTGCCGGCACCGGTGGCAACGCCGACCGCCACGCCGGCGCCACCCGCGACCGGCCCCACCGCGCCACTCACGCAGGCGGCGCTGCAACGGTTTCTCGTGGCCGAAGGCGCCGCGGTGTATCTCGACCGCGGATCCGACAGCGACGCGCCGCTTGGCGGCAGCAACCTGTCGTGGCGGACGCAAGTGGTCGACGGCGGCACGGTCTTCCCGGGCAACGGCGGCAGCCGCGACCCCAAGGTGCCCGCCCAGGTGCCATCGGCCACCCTCGCCGTCGAACACTACAACCGCATCGTCCGCCTGCTGGCGCGCGGCCAGGCGGTGCGGATGGAAGTGGACATCCAGACGAAGTTCCATCCGGAAACGGATCCGGCGGGCAACGCCTTCAACATCATTGCGGAAATCCCGGGCACCGACCTCGCCAGGGAGGTCGTGATCATGGGCGCGCACTTCGACACCTACCCGTACGCCACCGGCGCCACCGACAACACCACTGGCTCGGCGGCGATGATCGAGGCGGTGCGGGTGATCCAGTCGCTCGGGCTGAAGCCGCGCCGGACGATTCGCATTGCGTTGTGGGCGGCCGAAGAACAGGGTCTGCTCGGGTCGCGGCTCTACGTCGAACGCCACTTCTTTGACCCCGCGACCAAGACACCCCGGCCGGGCCACGAGAACGTGCAGGCCTACTTCAACCTCGACAACGGCACCGGCCGCATTGTCGGCATCTGGGGCCAGGGCAACACCGGCGCCATGAAGATGTTCGAGGAGTGGGGCAAGCCGCTGAAGGACATCGGCTGGAAGAACGTGAGTCCGCGCTCGGTCGGCCAGACCGATCACGGTTCGTTCGACGCGGCCGGCCTCCCGGGGTTCCAGTTCATCCAGGAGCGGCTCGAATACAACTCGCGGACCCACCACTCGAACATGGACACGTTCGATCACGTGCAAAAAGACGATGTGATCCAGCAAGGTGCGGTGGCGGCGGTGTTTGCGTGGTACGCGGCGAACACAAACGAACGGTTGCCGCGCAAGTAAAAATCGGCTACCCTTTTTCAGGTCATGTCGCTCGTCCACCACGCGCACCGCAGCCATCACCACCGTTCACCGAAACGGCACGGCAGGAGTTTGCGCGTAGAGACCTGACGACATCCACCAGGATTCGCTTCACGCAAAGAGCCCGCCGGCAACGGCGGGCTCTTTGCGTTTATGACGGGACAGCACTCCTTGACGGGGGGCACCACTTGACGGGATGGAACTTCTTGACGGGGCCGAATATGGATTTCACGAAACTGGACGGGTTGATACCGGCGGTCGTGCAGGACGAGACCAGCCACGAGGTGTTGATGGTGGGCTTCATGAATGACGAGGCGTGGCAGCTGACGCAGCAGAGCGGCTACGTCACCTTCTTCAGCCGCACCCGCAACAAGCTGTGGATGAAGGGCGAGACGTCCGGCAACCGCCTGGCGGTCAAGCAGGTGTTCGTCGATTGCGACCAAGACACCGTGCTGATCAAGGTGGCGCGCGAGGGCGACGGCAACGTCTGCCACACCGGCGAACGATCGTGCTTTTACACGGAACTGCCGGGAGTCGGGAGTCGGGAGTCGGGAGTCGATCAGAAGGGGACACGATGAAGTTGAAGCTTGGTATACCGAAAGGGTCGTTGCAGGATGCGACGATCCAGTTGTTCCAGCGCGCCGGCTACCAGATGCGCGTGGACTCGCGCTCGTACTTCCCGTCGATCGACGATCCCGAGATCGAGTGCATGCTGATCCGGGCGCAGGAAATGGCCCGCTACGTCGCCGACGGCGTGCTCGACGCGGGCCTGACCGGCCAGGACTGGATTGCCGAACACGAGATTGGCCACCCCGAACAGACGCCGCTCGCGCGCATCTGCGACCTGGTCTACGCCAAGCAAAGCTTTGGCAAGGTGAAGTGGGTGCTGGCCGCCCCCGAAGACTCGGCGTTCAAGACCGTCGCCGACTTGAACGGCAAGCGCATCGCCACCGAGCTGGTGCGCGTGACCAAGCACTACTTCACCACCAAGGGCATGGACGTGGACGTCGAGTTCTCGTGGGGCGCCACCGAGGTCAAGCCGCCGGTGCTGGCCGACGCCATTGTCGAAGCCACCGAAACCGGCTCGACGCTCCGCGCCAACCGCCTGCGCATTCTCGAAACCATCATGGAGTCGAACACGCAGCTGATTGCCAATCAGTCGGCCATGGCCGATGCCTTCAAGAAGAACAAGATCGAGAACCTGGCGCTGCTGCTGCGCGCCGCCATCGATGCCCAGGGCCGCGTCGGCCTGATGCTGAACGCGAAGCGCACCGACCTGGAGAAACTGATCGCCCTGCTGCCGGCGTTGCAGCGCCCGACCGTGTCGTCGCTGAGCGATCCGGAGTGGGTCGCCATCAACACCATCCTCGAGGAGAAAGTGGCGCGCGACCTGATTCCGCGGCTCAAGGCCGCCGGCGGCCAGGGCATCGTCGAATACCCGCTGACGAAGATCGTTCTATGAACTTCGTGAACTCCACCAACCGCCGTGCGGTCAACGAGCTGCTGTCGGCGACGCGCATTCGCGATCGCGTCACCGAGACGCGCGCCGCCGCGATCGTCGAACACGTCCGAAAGGGTGGCGATGCCGCGCTGTCGAAGTACGCCCGGAAGCTCGATGGCCTGACGGGCGGCATCGAGGTGCCCAGGCGAGCGTGGGAATCGCAGGCGCGCACGCTCGCGCCCGCGGTGCGAACCGCGATCACACGCGCCGCCGCGAACATCCGCACCGTGGCGAAGGCGCAGGTGCCGAAAGGCTGGCGCAAGGCCGTCGGTGCCGGAATCAGCGTCGAGCAGCGGGTGATCCCGCTGTCCCGGGTCGGCTGTTACGTGCCGGCCGGCCGGTATCCGCTGCCGTCTTCGTTGCTGATGACCGCGATTCCCGCGCGCGCGGCCGGCGTGCCCGAAGTGATCGTGGCGTGCCCGCGGCCCGATGCCGCGGTGTTTGCCGCGGCGGTCGAGGCTGGCGTTGATCGGCTGTTCCAGGTGGGCGGCGCCCACGCGGTAGCCGCCATGGCATACGGCACCCGCACGGTGCCGAGGGTCGACAAGATCGTCGGGCCCGGCAACCGTTGGGTGTCGGCCGCGAAGTCGCTGGTCTCGGCCGATTGCGGCATCGACTTCTACGCCGGGCCCACCGAGATCCTGATCGTCACCGCCACCGGATCGGCGGCGGCCATTGCCGCCGACCTGATCGCCCAGGCCGAGCACGACCCAGACGCGCGCGCGGTGTTCATTACCTGGAATGCCCGCCTGGCGGACCAGGTGGCACGCGAGGTCGCCACCCAGATGCCCAGCTCCGGGCCGGCGCTGCAGTCGCTCGAGCGCCACGGCGGCATCATCGTGTGCCGCACCATGACCGAGGCGATCGATCTGGCCAACCAGGCCGCCTCAGAACATCTCGTCGTGGGAACCGAGGCGCTGGCCAGGCGCGTATGGAATGCTGGAGCCGTGTTCGTGGGCGAGTGGACGGCACAGGTCGCCGGCGATTACGCCATCGGCTCGAATCACGTGCTGCCGACCGCCGGTGCGGCCCGCTATCGCGGCGGGCTGAACGCCGCTGATTTCGTGAAGCTGGTCTCGGTCCAACGTATGACGAAGCGCGGACTCGCGAGCATTGCGGGCACGGTAACCACACTGGCGCGCGCCGAAGGCCTCGAGGGCCACGCGCGATCGATTGAAGCTCGATCGACTCCCGACTCCCGGTTCCCGACTCCCGGCAGGAAACAATCATGACCACCATTCAAGGAGTGCCTGATCTGGGCCCCGGCCTTCGCCTTCACCTCAACGAGAACACCGCCGGCTGCTCGCCGAAGGTGGTCGAGGCCGTCCGGGCATTCGACGGCCAGCGGCTGGCGACCTATCC contains:
- a CDS encoding M20/M25/M40 family metallo-hydrolase yields the protein MNRTFAVVVLALVLSLARGAAQAPAGVDQNTVNRIRGEAVTRSQAMETHWWLSEVYGPRATGTPGYQQGADWVMKKFAEWGLQNIHIERFPFGQGWTIERFSAHMTTPQASVVIGQPRWNSPSTRGAVTADVVHVQAATEGDLAKYRGQLQGKIIVSQAVRPVRMLDGRIVLQMNDADWAEAMQVPAPVATPTATPAPPATGPTAPLTQAALQRFLVAEGAAVYLDRGSDSDAPLGGSNLSWRTQVVDGGTVFPGNGGSRDPKVPAQVPSATLAVEHYNRIVRLLARGQAVRMEVDIQTKFHPETDPAGNAFNIIAEIPGTDLAREVVIMGAHFDTYPYATGATDNTTGSAAMIEAVRVIQSLGLKPRRTIRIALWAAEEQGLLGSRLYVERHFFDPATKTPRPGHENVQAYFNLDNGTGRIVGIWGQGNTGAMKMFEEWGKPLKDIGWKNVSPRSVGQTDHGSFDAAGLPGFQFIQERLEYNSRTHHSNMDTFDHVQKDDVIQQGAVAAVFAWYAANTNERLPRK
- the hisI gene encoding phosphoribosyl-AMP cyclohydrolase, translated to MDFTKLDGLIPAVVQDETSHEVLMVGFMNDEAWQLTQQSGYVTFFSRTRNKLWMKGETSGNRLAVKQVFVDCDQDTVLIKVAREGDGNVCHTGERSCFYTELPGVGSRESGVDQKGTR
- the hisG gene encoding ATP phosphoribosyltransferase, with translation MKLKLGIPKGSLQDATIQLFQRAGYQMRVDSRSYFPSIDDPEIECMLIRAQEMARYVADGVLDAGLTGQDWIAEHEIGHPEQTPLARICDLVYAKQSFGKVKWVLAAPEDSAFKTVADLNGKRIATELVRVTKHYFTTKGMDVDVEFSWGATEVKPPVLADAIVEATETGSTLRANRLRILETIMESNTQLIANQSAMADAFKKNKIENLALLLRAAIDAQGRVGLMLNAKRTDLEKLIALLPALQRPTVSSLSDPEWVAINTILEEKVARDLIPRLKAAGGQGIVEYPLTKIVL
- the hisD gene encoding histidinol dehydrogenase; translation: MNFVNSTNRRAVNELLSATRIRDRVTETRAAAIVEHVRKGGDAALSKYARKLDGLTGGIEVPRRAWESQARTLAPAVRTAITRAAANIRTVAKAQVPKGWRKAVGAGISVEQRVIPLSRVGCYVPAGRYPLPSSLLMTAIPARAAGVPEVIVACPRPDAAVFAAAVEAGVDRLFQVGGAHAVAAMAYGTRTVPRVDKIVGPGNRWVSAAKSLVSADCGIDFYAGPTEILIVTATGSAAAIAADLIAQAEHDPDARAVFITWNARLADQVAREVATQMPSSGPALQSLERHGGIIVCRTMTEAIDLANQAASEHLVVGTEALARRVWNAGAVFVGEWTAQVAGDYAIGSNHVLPTAGAARYRGGLNAADFVKLVSVQRMTKRGLASIAGTVTTLARAEGLEGHARSIEARSTPDSRFPTPGRKQS